The Pirellulales bacterium genome segment GCGCCGGGCCATCGCGTATCGGGGCACTGGGGGGAAATGAATCGCCCTGCCGTCGCCAGGGGCCAGAGCGAGAGAATTCTGAAACAAGCAGTGTCAGTTGCCGGTGAAGGTAGCTGGCAACGCCTGACGCTTGCTGTTTAGTTTCTCTCGGCCGCCATGCGCCGGGCGGATTTCAAAAACGGTTGTACTGCCGCGGCCGATTCTCCCTGGCTCGCCTGCACGTACTCTTCCAATAGCGCCACGGCGGGGTGAGGATTGCCGTTGCGCAAATGAATCAGCCCCAAATCGCGCCGCTCGTCCAGCACATCTGGCAACAATGCCGTCAGCCGCAACTGCACGGGCAAGGCCGCCGGCCAGGCGTCTCGCATCGCGTGCGCCGCCTTGAGGTTACGCAACACGCGGGCAGCTACCTCACGCGACGTGGCCGGTCGAAAATGTTCGCTGTTCACAACGCCGCTTTGACCAAGCACGCGATCGATCCTTTCGCGGCAAGAATACTCGTCCAGCACCGCCCCATCGGTGAAAGGATCGACGTACAAAGTTTCTCCTGCGCTACGGCAGCCCACGACAAAATGCCCCGGCGTGCCGACGCCATACAAATCGAGTCCGGCATGCCGCCCCACGGCCGCATACAGGATGGCCAACGAAATGGGAATACCCAGTCGTCGCGCCAGAACGTCGTTCAAATAGCTATTGCGCGGATCATAATAAGACTCTTGGTTCCCGCGGAATCCTACCTGCTCGTAGAGCAACTCGCTGACGGCCGCGAGCTGTGCTTCGATTCCGTCCTTGGCTGCGTGTTCGACCGCGGCGCGTGCCTGGTCACCCAACGCGGCAATGCTCGCAAGCGGTGCGCCCGGATTCAGATCTGGGTATGCGTCGCCCGCGAATTCCAACATCAGCCGCACCAAATCGACACCGTCGTCACGATGCGCCAGCAGCTTGGCAAACTCCGGATTGTCGTTAAACGCTTGTGTCATGCGGTCGGGGACTCGCGCGGTTGCAATGCGGGACGATCCGTTCAAAAACAATGCCCGTTATCCGGGGACTTTTAGCAACTTTTCGATGGTCTCTGTAAGCTCCTCTTCGAGAAAACCGGAATACCCGACATGGACAGCGCGGACAATGCCCGCCGGA includes the following:
- a CDS encoding transglutaminase-like domain-containing protein, producing the protein MTQAFNDNPEFAKLLAHRDDGVDLVRLMLEFAGDAYPDLNPGAPLASIAALGDQARAAVEHAAKDGIEAQLAAVSELLYEQVGFRGNQESYYDPRNSYLNDVLARRLGIPISLAILYAAVGRHAGLDLYGVGTPGHFVVGCRSAGETLYVDPFTDGAVLDEYSCRERIDRVLGQSGVVNSEHFRPATSREVAARVLRNLKAAHAMRDAWPAALPVQLRLTALLPDVLDERRDLGLIHLRNGNPHPAVALLEEYVQASQGESAAAVQPFLKSARRMAAERN